The genomic interval TGATTCAGGATGGTGTCGGCAACAGCAGGCACCATGGCCGCACCCATATTATTGGTATCGGTCTCACCGTAGTCTAAGACCCGGCCAAGCGTTGCACTTGTGATTTTGGGTCCTTCTCCTTGATCAGCCAGAAGGATGCTCCCTGCTCCTGTTACCGTCCACTGGGCATACATTGCTCTCTGGTTACCCTGCTCATTTGGGAAACGGTATTGTCTCTCTGCTGTCTCATGATGACTGGATGCACTGCAAAGTACTTTAGACGCGAACCCGCCGTCGATCAGCATTGCACCAAGGGCCGTGGAAAGCGCCATCGTCGAGCAAGCGCCATAGAGGCCGATAAACGGAAGACCGATTTGTCTGGCAGCATAGTTCGACGAAATAATCTGGTTCAGCAGATCCCCCGCCAGGTTATAATCCACAGAATTTAGCGGGACATTTGCTTTGGCCGCAGCTCTCGTCATGGAAGTTTGCAGCATTTTCATCTCCGTTTTCTCCCATGTCTTTTCATGCCCATAACTGTCTTTTAAGACCAGGTCAAAAGTATCTTTTAGCGGACCCTGTCCTTCCTTGGGGCCGACAACGTTATACCCTGCCAGAATAACCGGCGGCTGCCTAAATACAACTGTCTGATTGCCTGCTCTTTTGGAATGCAACATTTTTCCTTCTTCCTCCGTGTTTATCTGATTAATAAATAGATCAAGCCGACAATGATTGAACTTGTAATTCCATAAACCAAAACTGGGCCGGCAATCGTAAAAAGCTTCCCGCCTACACCGAACACATAACCTTCTCTCTTATATTCAAGTGCCGGTGAAACCATCGAATTTGCAAAACCGGTCACGGGAATGATCCCTCCGGCTCCCCCGTATTTGACAATCGTGTCATAAACACCGAGACCGGTCAAAATAGCCCCTATTATTATCAGCGTCGCTGTTCCTGCTGTCTGAGCAGCTGTTTTAGCCAGCCCGATGTAATTCATGTAAAAATTGACAATCATCTGACCAAAGCTGCAGATGATTCCGCCGACAACAAATGCTGACAGCACATTTTTCAAAACCGTTGGTTTTGGCGAAAACTTTTCTGTTAATTGTTTATATTCCTCCTGGGTCACCGCAACGGATGGAGGACGGAGTTTTGATTCCGACAATGATTTTCACCCCTTTTTTTGATTAATAATTCCCGATTTTTCGCTAAGAAATTCAGGTATTGTCAATTGTTTTATTTGTTTATCAACTTTATACCAGAATCAGTCAATAATTTCAGAACCAAGCACGAAGGAAATATTTGGGTGATGTCGAAGATAGATTTAACGACTTGTAATAAGGAGCGTGGCATCCATGAAAAAAAGAATTGAACGACAAACCCTGCATTTATATCTTGAAGGCGAACTCGATATGAAGAATGCCAGTGAATTAAAAAGCGTGATTGACCTGGATATAGAGAAAAAAGGAGTCAGGACGGTGATCCTGCATCTGGATGATCTCCGTTTCATTGACAGTTCCGGTCTAGGGGTTATCTTGGGACGATATAAAAAACTGCTTCCTCTTGAAGGAAAACTTAAAATTGCCAATGCTCCGCCGCATATTTACCGGATCATGGAACTGTCGGGGCTTCCCAAAATTATAGAATTTTTACCAAAAGAACCTGCCGTATAAATGAATTTAGAGTTGAAAGGAGAATAATCAATGGAAGTCAATAAAATAATTCTGACATTCTCGAGTCTGCCGCAGAATGTAACAATCGCCCGCATGCTGGCCTCTTCGCTTGGAGCCCAAATGGATTTGGCCTTAAGCGAGCTTGAAGAACTGAAAGTCGCTGTCTCTGAAGCAGTTTCCAATGCAATCATTCATGCTTACAGCAATGCACCTGATCAATTTGTCACGTTAGAGCTGGAGGCAGATGAAACGAAGATCTCCATACAGGTAACCGATAACGGCTGCGGTATCCCCGATGTGAATCAGGCCATGCAAGCTTCTTATTCTACGGACCCTGACAGAATGGGACTTGGTTTTATCTTTATGCAGTCCTTCATGGATGAACTGCGGGTTGAATCTGAAGTTAACAAAGGAACCAAAGTATTGATGGTGAAATACTTAAGCCACAACCGTCCGTCCTCTCATTAAGAGGGGGTGTGAAAATGATTCAACGACTTTCAGATATGAACCTGCCCCGTTTTCCCCTGCTCTCCGAACAAGAATTGATGGAGCTTTTGCACAAAGCCCAAAATGGCGACATCGATGCCCGGGAGCGTTTGGTCAATTGTAATTTGAAGCTCATTTTTAATATGATCCAGCGTTTTTCCCACAGGGGATATGATCTGGAGGATCTCTTTCAGATCGGCACCATTGGCCTAATCAAAGCCATCGATAAATTTGATTTCTCGTACGGTGTTAAATTTTCTACGTACGCCGTACCGATGATCATTGGAGAAATCCGAAGATTTTTAAGAGATGACCATCCGATTAAAGTTCCACGTTCTTATAAAGAGCTGGTTTACAAAATCAACCGTTCCCGAGAAAAGCTTTCTTCGGAATTAAATAGAGAACCCACGCTGAACGAAATTGCAGAAGATATTGGCACCCCGAGCGAAGATATTATACTCGCCATCGAAGCAGTGCAAAGCCCGTCGTCGATACATGATACGCTTTATCAGGACGATTCCGATCCTATTTATGTGATTGATCAAATTCCGCAGGAGAAGGATGCCGATCCGGGATGGTTTGAAAAAATTGCCTTGCAGGAAGTTCTCGATAAACTGCCCGGAAGGGAGAAAGAGGTTCTGTATCAGCGATTCTTTGAGGACAGAACGCAAAATGAAATTGCTAAAGTCATGAACCTCTCCCAAGTCCAGATTTCCAGGATCGAACGCGCGGCCTTACTCCATTTAAAGCAGATTCTGAACGACAGTCCTTCTGAATACGAGTAGATCGCTTTGTAAATCCCGTTAACAACAAAGATAAAGTGGCTTTGCTCGGATTCGTCTGAAGATAATGGAAGCAACGTTACTTTGGAATCGAGCTACTAGTTGGCATAGATCGGCGGGGTCATGCTGTAGGACTGCCGGACCGTACGCTTGAACATCTCCAGCAGTCCTGCTTTTCCAACTGCTTCTCCAGCTACAAGCTTTATGCTGGCTGCTTCTTTCTGGCCGCAATAAATGATCATCTCTCCGAGCTGCTGTCCCTTGGCAATTGGTGCGGATACCGGGTTTGCAAAATACCTGGTTTCAATCCGGCATTCTTTCTCCTTCCCTTTTTCAACACACAAGCCGACAGCTTCCTGACTGACAAGGTCAACTGTTTGCAGCTTCCCTTTATGAACAATGACTTCTCCCTGTTTGGAACCGGCAGGGGCAAATTCTTTATAAACATAATTGGCAAAACCATAATTGTACATCTTCATAGACTCCTGAAAATGGCCTCTGACCTGCGGGACTCCCATGACAACACAGATCAGTCTCAGGCCATCTCTTTTTACGGTTGAGGCCAAGCAGTATTTCGCTTCCTGCGTCCAGCCGGTCTTAAATCCATCGGTTCCCTCATACCACCATAAAAGTTTATTGGTGTTCCATAATTTAAAATCGCCGTTGCGCAGTTCATATTCCTTCATGGATGTCAGCTGTGATACCAGCTGGTATTTGAGTGCTTCCCTGCCTAAAATCGCCAGATCATAGGCACTCGTGTAATGCCCCTCAGCCGGCAGTCCGTATGCGTTGGCAAAATGGGTATTCTTAAGTCCTAATTCCTTGGCCTTTCTGTTCATCGAATCCACGAATTCCTCATGGGTTCCTGAGATATGTTCCGCAACAGCCACGCAGGCATCATTTGCCGACCCTACTGCGATCGAGATCAAGAGTTCTTTCAGGGTGAACTTCTCTCCTGGTTCAAGATATATTTGCGATCCGCCGAGAGAAGAGGCATTCTCACTCGCCGTCACCGTGTCGGTCAGTTTGACTTTGCCCTCTTCGACAGCTTCTGCTGCCAGCAGCATTGTCATCAGCTTCGTAACGCTTGCCGGAGGCAGTTCCTTGTGAGCATTCTTTTCATAAAGAATTTTGCCCGTTGCCGCATCCATAAGAATGGCACTTTCAGCAGATGTCTCAATATTTGCGGCCTTTACCGGCGCCGCAATCCATCCGAGCAAACATGCCGCGGCCAGAACCACTGTCAGCATCCGTAAACAAAATTTAGGCATACTAAAACCTCCCAAGCTAAATTGTGTTTGTTGTTTTAGTATGCCCTTATAAAATTAAATCATGTTATGTTTCCAATATTCTTCAGATTGGATTAAATCCTCTGATTAGATTAACTCCTCTGATGCTTTCCCGGTACTTTACTAACCTTCCAGCCGTGCCAATAACAAGGATTCAGATACGCAAATGGTCTTGGATAGGTTTTATGTTTCAAAACGCAACCGCGAACCACTTCGATTTCATTCTCCACACACGCTGCGTCAAGTTCAGGTGTCCAATTCTGTTCCTGAAACCAGATTGCTTTGGCCTCGCATTCCACAGTTTTCCTGACAATGTCCTGAATCAGCTCCGCCCTAAGGCACGGAACCACAACATCAACTCTACCCTGAAGTGCGCTTAAATCCGGATAAACCCTGCTCCCTTCAAATGTTTTTAGATCCGGAGCAACCAGGTAGACCCTGCAGCCAAAGTACTTAAGACAATGGGCTGCTTTCCAAGCATGCTTATGCTTCAGAAAACGGTCTGAACTGGCATAGACAGCATACCGCATACTTGTATCCAGACTGCCGGAAAACGCATAGATCGTCTTGGCTTCTTTCATCGGTTTCACTCCAGTCAGCGTCAGTATCGGGTTAGACCCCACGCATGAGTGTAATGTTTACAAATGATTGATCAACAGGTATATAAAGAACCGTTAAATAGCTGTATTTAAGAATAGTCTATGAGATGCGCATTTAAAAATTGCCTGAAGACACAAAAAGACCTAAACCTTTTACCGTTCAAGTCTTTATTTTTTCTAAGTCTTTATTTCGTTCAGGTCATATTAAGTTTTTCAGGTGAT from Dehalobacter sp. carries:
- the spoIIAB gene encoding anti-sigma F factor, which encodes MEVNKIILTFSSLPQNVTIARMLASSLGAQMDLALSELEELKVAVSEAVSNAIIHAYSNAPDQFVTLELEADETKISIQVTDNGCGIPDVNQAMQASYSTDPDRMGLGFIFMQSFMDELRVESEVNKGTKVLMVKYLSHNRPSSH
- the sigF gene encoding RNA polymerase sporulation sigma factor SigF is translated as MIQRLSDMNLPRFPLLSEQELMELLHKAQNGDIDARERLVNCNLKLIFNMIQRFSHRGYDLEDLFQIGTIGLIKAIDKFDFSYGVKFSTYAVPMIIGEIRRFLRDDHPIKVPRSYKELVYKINRSREKLSSELNREPTLNEIAEDIGTPSEDIILAIEAVQSPSSIHDTLYQDDSDPIYVIDQIPQEKDADPGWFEKIALQEVLDKLPGREKEVLYQRFFEDRTQNEIAKVMNLSQVQISRIERAALLHLKQILNDSPSEYE
- a CDS encoding CoA-binding protein yields the protein MKEAKTIYAFSGSLDTSMRYAVYASSDRFLKHKHAWKAAHCLKYFGCRVYLVAPDLKTFEGSRVYPDLSALQGRVDVVVPCLRAELIQDIVRKTVECEAKAIWFQEQNWTPELDAACVENEIEVVRGCVLKHKTYPRPFAYLNPCYWHGWKVSKVPGKHQRS
- the spoVAC gene encoding stage V sporulation protein AC, translated to MSESKLRPPSVAVTQEEYKQLTEKFSPKPTVLKNVLSAFVVGGIICSFGQMIVNFYMNYIGLAKTAAQTAGTATLIIIGAILTGLGVYDTIVKYGGAGGIIPVTGFANSMVSPALEYKREGYVFGVGGKLFTIAGPVLVYGITSSIIVGLIYLLIR
- a CDS encoding D-alanyl-D-alanine carboxypeptidase, whose protein sequence is MPKFCLRMLTVVLAAACLLGWIAAPVKAANIETSAESAILMDAATGKILYEKNAHKELPPASVTKLMTMLLAAEAVEEGKVKLTDTVTASENASSLGGSQIYLEPGEKFTLKELLISIAVGSANDACVAVAEHISGTHEEFVDSMNRKAKELGLKNTHFANAYGLPAEGHYTSAYDLAILGREALKYQLVSQLTSMKEYELRNGDFKLWNTNKLLWWYEGTDGFKTGWTQEAKYCLASTVKRDGLRLICVVMGVPQVRGHFQESMKMYNYGFANYVYKEFAPAGSKQGEVIVHKGKLQTVDLVSQEAVGLCVEKGKEKECRIETRYFANPVSAPIAKGQQLGEMIIYCGQKEAASIKLVAGEAVGKAGLLEMFKRTVRQSYSMTPPIYAN
- the spoVAD gene encoding stage V sporulation protein AD; translated protein: MHSKRAGNQTVVFRQPPVILAGYNVVGPKEGQGPLKDTFDLVLKDSYGHEKTWEKTEMKMLQTSMTRAAAKANVPLNSVDYNLAGDLLNQIISSNYAARQIGLPFIGLYGACSTMALSTALGAMLIDGGFASKVLCSASSHHETAERQYRFPNEQGNQRAMYAQWTVTGAGSILLADQGEGPKITSATLGRVLDYGETDTNNMGAAMVPAVADTILNHFQDLSRQPDYYDMIITGDLGMVGFQLLLEVLKRSGLQLSNNFSDCGVMIYSSEQDTHAGGSGCGCSAVVLTGYLLNKLNSRELQKILFVGSGSLHSSVSSQQGESMPAIGHAVSIEMS
- a CDS encoding anti-sigma factor antagonist (This anti-anti-sigma factor, or anti-sigma factor antagonist, belongs to a family that includes characterized members SpoIIAA, RsbV, RsfA, and RsfB.) translates to MKKRIERQTLHLYLEGELDMKNASELKSVIDLDIEKKGVRTVILHLDDLRFIDSSGLGVILGRYKKLLPLEGKLKIANAPPHIYRIMELSGLPKIIEFLPKEPAV